One window of the Ureibacillus sp. FSL W7-1570 genome contains the following:
- the nspC gene encoding carboxynorspermidine decarboxylase: MKAIDWKSAPSPSYIVDERLLKRNLEILDSVQQRTGCDILLALKGFSMFSTFPLVSKYLKGVTASSLFEARLGYEEFGKEVHAYSPAYAEHEIDEYLKYIDHIVFNSFNQLNKYKQKIQQLDKHVSIGLRVNPGYSEVETALYDPCALNSRLGIPFDQFRPDELDGVEGLHFHAMCEQNSDVLERILPHFEEKYGKYLHQMKWVNFGGGHHITRPDYDIDKLVDLINYIKNKYDVQVILEPGEAIALNTGYLVATVLDIVKNGMEIAILDTSATCHMPDVLEMPYRPQIIGASTPNDKPYTYRLGGMTCLAGDVIGDYSFDEPLKPGDKIVFTDMAHYTMVKNHMFNGVNLPSICLYNDEEGIKVVRQFKYEDYRNRLS; the protein is encoded by the coding sequence ATGAAAGCGATTGACTGGAAAAGTGCACCATCCCCAAGTTATATTGTCGATGAACGCTTACTAAAACGGAATCTGGAGATATTGGATTCCGTCCAACAGCGTACAGGCTGCGATATATTGCTTGCGCTAAAAGGTTTTTCCATGTTTTCCACATTTCCTTTAGTGAGCAAATATTTGAAGGGGGTTACGGCAAGTTCCCTTTTTGAAGCCCGCTTAGGATACGAGGAATTTGGAAAAGAAGTGCATGCCTACTCACCAGCCTACGCTGAACATGAAATCGATGAATATTTGAAATATATCGACCATATCGTATTCAACTCTTTCAATCAATTAAATAAATATAAACAAAAGATTCAACAACTGGACAAGCACGTTTCCATCGGTTTGAGAGTGAACCCTGGTTATTCCGAAGTGGAAACGGCACTTTATGACCCTTGTGCATTGAATTCCCGTTTAGGAATTCCTTTCGATCAATTCCGTCCGGATGAATTGGACGGCGTTGAGGGTCTTCACTTCCATGCGATGTGTGAACAAAATTCCGACGTGCTTGAACGGATCCTTCCTCATTTTGAAGAAAAGTATGGCAAGTACTTGCATCAAATGAAATGGGTCAACTTCGGCGGCGGACATCATATTACCCGCCCGGATTATGACATCGACAAACTGGTCGATCTCATCAACTATATTAAAAATAAATATGATGTCCAAGTCATTCTCGAACCAGGTGAAGCCATTGCTCTCAATACAGGCTACCTTGTGGCAACCGTGCTGGATATTGTCAAAAACGGGATGGAGATCGCCATTCTCGACACATCCGCCACATGTCATATGCCGGATGTACTTGAGATGCCTTATCGTCCGCAAATTATCGGGGCAAGTACCCCTAATGATAAACCTTACACATACCGTCTCGGTGGAATGACATGCCTTGCTGGAGATGTGATCGGCGACTATTCTTTCGATGAACCGCTAAAACCTGGGGACAAAATTGTATTTACAGACATGGCCCATTACACAATGGTGAAAAACCATATGTTCAACGGTGTCAACTTGCCAAGCATCTGTTTATACAACGATGAAGAAGGAATTAAAGTCGTAAGACAATTTAAATACGAAGATTATCGCAATCGCTTATCTTAA
- a CDS encoding SE1561 family protein, giving the protein MKAIYDKNKQVQYLKERLEIFLEVLEAIDEETADLEDIDRLIQMIDDIEEKLEQFKHRYEEE; this is encoded by the coding sequence GTGAAAGCGATTTATGACAAAAATAAGCAGGTGCAATATTTGAAAGAACGCCTGGAGATTTTCCTTGAAGTTTTGGAAGCGATTGATGAAGAAACTGCCGATCTTGAAGACATTGATCGCCTCATCCAAATGATAGACGATATTGAAGAGAAATTGGAGCAGTTTAAACATCGGTATGAAGAAGAATAA
- a CDS encoding pyridoxal-phosphate dependent enzyme, with product MSQAVTNKIKKSITELVGRTPLLQLVNYEKQNQLEAELIVKLEYFNPVNSVKDRIAKSMIEDAEAKGLLKKGDTIVETTSGNTGIGVAAIAAAKGYKFRVYIQDNVSIERTKVIRAFGGEVIPFSEVPALAKAMENLLIILFLSFIEN from the coding sequence ATGAGTCAGGCAGTTACAAATAAAATTAAAAAGTCCATTACCGAGTTGGTCGGTCGGACCCCATTATTGCAACTTGTCAATTATGAAAAACAAAACCAATTGGAAGCGGAACTCATCGTAAAACTAGAATATTTTAACCCTGTCAACAGTGTAAAAGATCGCATTGCCAAATCCATGATTGAAGATGCAGAAGCAAAGGGTTTGTTAAAAAAGGGCGATACCATTGTGGAAACAACGAGCGGAAATACCGGCATCGGCGTTGCTGCCATTGCAGCTGCCAAAGGTTATAAATTCCGCGTCTACATCCAGGACAATGTCAGCATTGAACGGACGAAAGTCATACGTGCCTTTGGCGGTGAAGTCATCCCATTCTCGGAAGTCCCTGCCCTTGCAAAAGCAATGGAAAATTTACTAATCATTCTTTTTTTATCATTTATCGAAAATTAA
- a CDS encoding fumarate hydratase: MSVATTYLQTLEKSLYDLICETSTNLPKDVRRAIKRAKEAENAGTRAAMSLATITRNIVMAEDNVSPICQDTGLPTFKVKTPIGANQLEIKEAIRNAVKKATEDAKLRPNSVDSLTGKNSGDNLGEGVPVIKFEQWEKDYIEVKLILKGGGCENKNAQYSLPCELEGLGRAGRDLDGIRKCILHAVWKAQGQGCSAGFIGVGIGGDRSSSYDLAKEQLFRHLEDTNPIPELAKLEEYIVEKANTLGVGTMGFGGETTLLGCKIGVMHRIPASFFVSIAYNCWAFRRMAVDIDANTGEITNWHYQDGEKITFRDEEEKTETKSESRVIELRAPITEEQIRELKVGDVVKISGRMYTGRDAIHHHLMTHDAPVDLNGQIIYHCGPVMAKDENGNWTVKAAGPTTSIREEPYQGDIMKKFGIRAVIGKGGMGAKTLKALQEHGGVYLNAIGGAAQYYADCIKSVDGVDFLEFGIPEAMWHLTVEDFTAVVTMDSHGNSLHADVEKSSLEKLAQYAERVF; the protein is encoded by the coding sequence ATGTCAGTCGCAACTACATATTTGCAAACGTTGGAGAAAAGCCTTTATGATTTGATTTGCGAAACATCTACAAACTTGCCAAAAGATGTTCGCCGTGCCATCAAAAGAGCAAAAGAAGCTGAAAATGCAGGCACTCGGGCTGCCATGAGTTTGGCAACCATCACAAGAAATATCGTAATGGCGGAAGACAATGTATCACCAATTTGCCAAGACACAGGACTTCCAACATTTAAAGTAAAAACTCCTATTGGCGCAAACCAATTAGAAATCAAAGAAGCCATCCGCAATGCGGTTAAAAAAGCGACAGAAGATGCGAAACTCCGTCCAAACTCTGTTGATTCATTAACCGGCAAAAACAGTGGCGACAATCTTGGTGAAGGCGTTCCTGTGATCAAATTCGAACAATGGGAAAAAGATTACATTGAAGTGAAACTCATCTTAAAAGGCGGCGGCTGTGAAAACAAAAACGCCCAATACAGCTTGCCTTGCGAATTGGAAGGACTTGGCCGTGCCGGTCGTGACCTTGACGGAATCCGCAAATGTATCCTTCATGCAGTATGGAAAGCACAAGGACAAGGCTGTTCAGCAGGATTTATCGGTGTTGGTATCGGTGGAGACCGCTCCAGCAGTTACGATCTTGCCAAAGAACAATTATTCCGTCATTTGGAAGATACAAACCCAATTCCTGAACTTGCCAAATTGGAAGAATATATTGTAGAAAAAGCAAACACACTCGGTGTCGGAACAATGGGATTCGGCGGTGAAACAACATTATTGGGTTGTAAAATTGGCGTTATGCACCGTATCCCGGCTTCATTCTTTGTATCCATCGCGTATAACTGTTGGGCATTCCGTCGCATGGCGGTTGACATTGATGCCAATACAGGCGAAATCACAAATTGGCACTACCAAGATGGCGAAAAAATCACATTCCGCGATGAAGAAGAAAAAACTGAAACAAAATCCGAAAGCCGCGTAATTGAATTAAGAGCGCCTATCACAGAAGAACAAATTCGTGAATTAAAAGTGGGTGACGTTGTAAAAATCAGCGGACGCATGTACACAGGCCGCGACGCAATCCACCATCACTTAATGACACACGATGCACCTGTTGATTTAAATGGACAAATTATTTACCACTGCGGTCCGGTAATGGCAAAAGACGAAAATGGAAACTGGACAGTAAAAGCGGCTGGTCCTACAACTTCCATCCGTGAGGAGCCTTACCAAGGCGACATCATGAAAAAATTCGGCATCCGCGCAGTTATCGGTAAAGGCGGTATGGGTGCAAAAACGTTGAAAGCGTTGCAAGAACACGGCGGCGTTTACTTGAACGCGATTGGTGGAGCTGCCCAATATTATGCGGATTGCATTAAGAGCGTAGACGGTGTGGACTTCCTTGAATTCGGTATTCCTGAAGCAATGTGGCACTTGACTGTGGAAGACTTTACAGCGGTTGTCACAATGGATTCCCATGGAAACTCTTTACACGCAGATGTTGAAAAATCTTCCCTTGAAAAATTGGCTCAATATGCGGAAAGAGTATTCTAA
- a CDS encoding L-cystine transporter, with amino-acid sequence MGIIINMAILIGLLAFLYFLKKKHVKFSNRVFIALAIGIVFGVVLQWIYGYGSETIAKTMPWFNIIGNGYVKLLQMVAMPLVFISILAAFTKVTIGKNLGKIASIILAVLIGTTAIAASFGILSTAIFDLDASQIVQGESEAARGEEIVQKAESVKTLPEHILEMFPANPFLDMTGARSTSTIAVVIFAAFLGFAYLQLRRKDEETANTVKKGVDAIYGLTMGVVRIVLQLTPYGVLAIMARTVATSDFGAIADLGKFVIASYAALISMFIVHLIIVSLTGLNPVLYVKKVAETLLFAFSSRSSAATLPLNLQTQTKRLGVPEGIANFAGSFGLSIGQNGCAGVYPAMLAVMIAPTVGIDPFTPGFIAMLILIVAISSFGVAGVGGGATFAAIIVLSAMDLPIALAGILISVEPLIDMGRTALNVSGSMVSGIVSSRITKELDTEIYNDTSEKTSLV; translated from the coding sequence ATGGGAATAATCATAAATATGGCGATTTTAATAGGCTTGTTGGCTTTTTTATATTTTCTAAAGAAAAAACATGTGAAATTTTCGAACAGGGTGTTCATAGCGCTCGCCATTGGGATCGTATTTGGCGTTGTTTTGCAATGGATTTATGGATATGGTTCCGAAACGATCGCAAAAACGATGCCATGGTTTAATATCATCGGAAATGGTTATGTAAAATTATTGCAAATGGTTGCTATGCCTTTAGTATTTATTTCCATTTTGGCGGCATTTACGAAAGTGACAATCGGAAAAAATTTAGGGAAAATTGCAAGCATTATTTTGGCGGTACTGATTGGTACAACGGCCATTGCCGCATCCTTTGGCATTTTGTCAACGGCCATTTTTGACTTGGATGCATCACAAATCGTGCAAGGGGAATCTGAAGCGGCACGCGGGGAGGAAATTGTGCAAAAAGCTGAATCGGTTAAAACTTTGCCGGAGCATATTTTGGAAATGTTCCCTGCCAATCCATTCCTTGATATGACAGGTGCCCGTTCCACTTCAACAATTGCGGTTGTCATTTTTGCGGCCTTTTTAGGGTTTGCCTATTTACAACTTCGACGAAAAGATGAGGAAACAGCAAACACAGTGAAAAAAGGCGTCGATGCCATCTATGGCCTCACAATGGGAGTTGTGCGCATCGTGTTGCAACTGACTCCATACGGGGTATTGGCGATTATGGCACGTACGGTTGCTACAAGCGACTTCGGGGCGATTGCCGATTTGGGCAAATTTGTCATTGCTTCTTATGCGGCGTTGATTTCCATGTTTATCGTCCATTTAATTATTGTTTCATTGACAGGTCTAAATCCGGTTTTATATGTAAAAAAAGTGGCGGAAACTTTATTATTTGCCTTTTCTTCCCGCTCAAGTGCAGCGACATTGCCGTTAAATCTTCAAACGCAAACAAAACGTTTGGGTGTTCCTGAAGGGATTGCCAACTTTGCAGGTTCTTTTGGTTTATCCATTGGCCAAAATGGTTGTGCCGGTGTATATCCGGCTATGTTGGCAGTGATGATCGCGCCGACTGTGGGAATTGATCCGTTCACACCTGGGTTTATTGCAATGCTGATTTTGATCGTTGCGATCAGTTCATTTGGTGTTGCCGGTGTTGGCGGTGGTGCAACGTTTGCGGCAATCATTGTCTTATCTGCGATGGATTTGCCGATCGCTCTTGCGGGTATTTTGATTTCCGTGGAACCGTTGATTGATATGGGGCGCACTGCGCTGAACGTAAGTGGTTCCATGGTGTCCGGTATTGTATCAAGCCGTATCACAAAAGAACTGGATACAGAAATTTATAATGACACGTCAGAAAAGACATCTTTGGTTTAA
- a CDS encoding heavy metal translocating P-type ATPase, which yields MDNNNREKFSLIENLKQHQELIAAIISGIIILVAWKLEKEGLSTASVFSYITAFVIGGYAKAKEGIIDTIENKTLNVEILMILAAIGSMMIGYWTEGAILIFIFSLSGALETYAMNRSHREISALMNLQPEEAWLVRGDFEPMKVPVSSLQVGDHLLVKPGERIPVDGKILKGSSSIDESAITGEAIPVSKNVGDEVFAGTINLNGTITIHMTKPNSETLFQKIIELVQSAQSEKSPSQQFIEKFEGRYVKGVLIAVGLMMFLPHFLLGWDWNTTIYRAIVLLVVASPCALVASIMPATLSAISNGARHGILFKGGVHLENMSVLRLLAVDKTGTLTEGAPVVTDVIVRNGLDEKETLKIMASIEAQSNHPLAQSIVQHAKEQQIEILSGIDIKDVPGCGLKAVINGKSYIIGNADFVGVEEAKQFADCKAAHLSDEGKTVVFMKDEQGIAALVALKDTIRNEAKEAVQTLKELGIHIAMLTGDHEKTAKVIAREAGVNQYIAKCSPVTKTEFIGNALAQYQYVGMVGDGINDAPALAKSTVGIAMGGGTDVALETADIVLMKNNLSKIAYAVKLGRKMQRIVKQNVIFSTSVIALLIISNFLQIVDLPLGVVGHEGSTILVILNGLRMLKTIK from the coding sequence ATGGATAACAATAATCGAGAAAAGTTCTCACTAATTGAGAATTTGAAACAACATCAGGAACTAATCGCAGCTATTATAAGCGGAATCATCATATTAGTAGCATGGAAATTAGAAAAAGAAGGTTTATCAACAGCGTCAGTATTTTCATATATAACCGCTTTTGTTATTGGCGGTTACGCAAAAGCGAAGGAAGGAATCATTGACACAATAGAAAACAAAACTTTGAATGTGGAGATATTGATGATTTTGGCAGCCATCGGTTCAATGATGATCGGCTACTGGACAGAGGGTGCCATACTGATCTTCATTTTTTCCTTGAGCGGTGCCCTTGAAACTTATGCAATGAACCGGAGTCATCGTGAAATTTCCGCTTTAATGAATTTGCAGCCGGAAGAAGCATGGCTTGTTCGGGGAGATTTTGAACCAATGAAAGTTCCGGTTTCTTCTTTGCAGGTGGGGGATCATCTTCTCGTCAAACCGGGGGAACGGATTCCTGTGGACGGAAAAATTTTGAAAGGTTCTTCATCCATTGACGAATCCGCCATAACCGGAGAAGCGATTCCTGTTTCAAAAAATGTCGGGGACGAGGTTTTTGCCGGAACAATCAATTTAAATGGAACCATCACCATTCACATGACAAAACCGAATTCCGAAACACTGTTCCAAAAAATCATTGAGCTTGTACAATCAGCCCAAAGCGAAAAATCCCCTTCCCAGCAATTCATTGAAAAGTTTGAAGGCCGCTATGTCAAAGGGGTGCTCATCGCTGTAGGACTCATGATGTTTCTCCCGCACTTTTTGCTTGGCTGGGATTGGAACACAACCATTTACAGAGCCATCGTTCTGCTCGTCGTCGCCTCGCCTTGTGCCCTTGTTGCATCGATCATGCCTGCCACATTATCGGCCATTTCAAACGGGGCACGGCACGGCATTTTGTTCAAAGGCGGAGTCCATCTCGAAAATATGAGCGTGCTCCGATTACTTGCCGTTGATAAAACCGGAACATTGACAGAAGGCGCTCCAGTCGTTACAGATGTGATTGTCCGAAATGGTTTGGATGAAAAAGAAACACTGAAAATCATGGCATCCATCGAAGCTCAATCCAACCATCCGCTTGCCCAATCCATCGTTCAACATGCCAAAGAACAGCAAATCGAAATCCTTTCCGGCATTGATATTAAAGACGTTCCTGGATGCGGGTTAAAAGCGGTCATCAATGGGAAATCATATATCATCGGCAACGCTGATTTTGTTGGCGTTGAAGAGGCGAAACAATTTGCGGATTGCAAGGCTGCCCACCTTTCAGATGAAGGAAAAACCGTAGTCTTTATGAAGGATGAACAAGGAATCGCCGCTTTGGTTGCCTTGAAAGATACGATACGTAATGAGGCGAAGGAAGCGGTCCAAACATTGAAAGAGCTTGGCATTCATATCGCCATGCTGACGGGGGACCATGAAAAAACGGCGAAAGTGATTGCAAGGGAAGCCGGTGTCAATCAATATATCGCAAAATGTTCGCCGGTGACAAAAACAGAATTTATCGGCAATGCCTTGGCACAATACCAATATGTCGGAATGGTCGGCGACGGAATCAATGATGCCCCAGCCCTTGCAAAATCAACGGTCGGCATTGCCATGGGCGGCGGCACGGATGTCGCATTGGAAACGGCGGATATCGTTTTGATGAAAAACAATTTATCAAAAATTGCATATGCCGTTAAACTCGGAAGAAAAATGCAGCGGATCGTCAAACAAAATGTCATCTTCTCTACATCCGTCATCGCTTTACTGATCATTTCAAACTTTTTGCAAATAGTCGATCTGCCTCTTGGTGTGGTAGGCCACGAAGGCAGCACCATCCTGGTCATCCTGAACGGTTTAAGAATGCTCAAAACCATCAAATAA
- a CDS encoding YihY/virulence factor BrkB family protein, which translates to MSWRLNKPKILQSKWVLWFQSFINPVESEIKITTFKGFVQELIVRMKKVDVSGKGAQLAYFFLLSFFPLLLVVVSLLPFFNINQEHVFRFLQTIVPTEVFLLTQGTVVEVLTTYDGGGALSLGIVGTIWAASRGMNAILKTINEAYETEPKMGIINRGWSLVFTVSLILILLLALAVPIFGQKFVYQLFEFLGVGASFYVFWNYVQWTLPPLLIFGVLFFLYWVIPYTEPKVPLFTVLPGTFFASVSWVVLIYGFSFYIKNFGNFTSTYGSIASVIILMLWLYFTGMILIFGGLLNATMYKRYLAKKMKK; encoded by the coding sequence GTGAGCTGGCGCTTGAATAAACCGAAAATTTTGCAATCCAAGTGGGTCTTGTGGTTTCAATCCTTCATTAATCCAGTGGAATCGGAAATAAAAATAACCACATTCAAAGGATTTGTCCAAGAACTGATTGTTCGGATGAAGAAAGTGGACGTTTCCGGAAAAGGCGCGCAACTGGCTTACTTCTTTTTATTGTCCTTTTTCCCGCTTCTATTGGTGGTTGTATCTTTATTGCCGTTTTTTAACATTAATCAGGAACATGTCTTCCGTTTCCTCCAAACCATTGTGCCGACGGAAGTGTTTTTGCTGACCCAAGGTACGGTTGTGGAAGTCTTGACCACTTATGACGGCGGCGGGGCTCTATCCCTCGGGATTGTTGGTACGATTTGGGCTGCTTCAAGGGGAATGAATGCCATATTAAAAACAATAAACGAAGCTTATGAAACGGAACCGAAGATGGGCATCATCAATCGGGGCTGGTCATTGGTTTTTACGGTGTCCCTTATTTTAATCTTGCTGCTTGCTTTGGCTGTCCCGATTTTTGGCCAGAAATTCGTTTATCAATTGTTCGAATTTTTGGGGGTTGGGGCATCGTTCTATGTTTTCTGGAATTATGTTCAATGGACTTTGCCACCGCTTCTTATTTTTGGTGTATTGTTTTTTTTGTATTGGGTGATTCCATATACGGAACCTAAGGTGCCTCTATTTACCGTGTTGCCTGGAACGTTTTTTGCTTCGGTTTCCTGGGTTGTGTTGATTTACGGGTTTTCTTTCTATATAAAAAATTTCGGGAATTTCACATCTACATATGGAAGCATCGCAAGTGTCATTATTTTAATGCTATGGTTGTACTTTACCGGCATGATATTAATTTTTGGCGGATTGTTGAACGCAACCATGTATAAAAGATATTTGGCTAAGAAAATGAAAAAGTAG
- a CDS encoding YtxH domain-containing protein encodes MSGNKLCKGIVIGALVGAAVSMFDDETREQTIAKVKKAKNTVVYYAKNRDELQRLVREKIDTMQKLYEDTKDNVNFIMEKLDEVKEIPGAVQEIVEDTKEAFSSKEESQS; translated from the coding sequence ATGAGCGGAAATAAATTGTGCAAAGGTATCGTGATTGGAGCTTTGGTGGGAGCGGCAGTGAGCATGTTTGATGACGAAACGAGAGAACAGACGATCGCAAAGGTGAAAAAAGCCAAAAATACCGTCGTTTACTATGCGAAAAATCGTGATGAACTCCAGCGGCTTGTTCGGGAAAAAATTGATACAATGCAAAAGCTGTATGAAGATACGAAAGACAATGTGAATTTTATTATGGAAAAACTGGATGAAGTCAAAGAAATTCCAGGGGCTGTCCAAGAGATTGTCGAAGATACGAAGGAAGCTTTTTCTTCCAAAGAAGAAAGTCAAAGTTAA
- a CDS encoding DUF1128 domain-containing protein encodes MNLTTPSKENVAYIVEKIKEKLKMVNSEALRSEDFTEANYEDLYDLYEMVMKRDTFSPSEMQAIVSELGSLRK; translated from the coding sequence ATGAATTTGACAACGCCTTCCAAAGAGAATGTGGCGTATATCGTAGAAAAAATCAAAGAAAAGTTGAAGATGGTCAATTCTGAAGCTTTGCGTTCAGAAGACTTCACAGAAGCCAACTATGAAGACTTATATGATTTATATGAAATGGTTATGAAACGTGATACCTTCAGCCCGAGCGAAATGCAGGCCATCGTTTCCGAATTGGGTTCACTTCGCAAATAG
- the motB gene encoding flagellar motor protein MotB, with amino-acid sequence MKKKNSKKNKASKINESWLLPYSDLMTLLLALFIVLFASSSVDQSKFNKMSQVFNEIFNGGIGFMQNSSVIDNPTAVIDGMTEEQRAYFRDQAQLKQIQKDIDNFIAVNELEDTFSTKMTDEGLLLTIRDSILFDSGKAEVKPENVPIAQELAGILKFDPPRYIVVTGHTDNVPQNTPEFRSNWELSVMRAVNFLKLIIDSNPDLDPKYFSAKGYGEYNPIASNDTPEGRAKNRRVEVLIQQLVDEDATATESNKNNENKK; translated from the coding sequence TTGAAAAAGAAAAATAGTAAAAAAAACAAAGCGTCAAAAATCAATGAATCTTGGCTCTTGCCATATTCGGACTTGATGACGCTGTTATTGGCCTTGTTCATCGTTTTGTTCGCTTCCAGCAGTGTCGATCAAAGCAAATTTAATAAAATGTCACAAGTGTTTAATGAAATTTTCAACGGCGGCATTGGATTTATGCAAAACAGCTCTGTCATAGACAATCCGACGGCTGTCATCGATGGCATGACCGAAGAACAAAGAGCCTATTTCAGGGACCAGGCTCAGCTGAAACAGATTCAGAAAGACATTGATAATTTCATCGCGGTGAATGAATTGGAAGACACTTTTTCAACGAAAATGACGGATGAAGGCTTGCTTCTCACAATCCGCGACAGCATTTTATTCGATTCAGGGAAAGCGGAGGTCAAGCCTGAAAACGTTCCTATCGCACAGGAACTTGCGGGTATATTAAAATTTGATCCGCCGCGGTATATAGTTGTTACAGGGCATACCGATAATGTTCCTCAAAACACTCCGGAATTCAGGTCAAACTGGGAGCTTTCGGTGATGCGCGCGGTCAACTTCCTGAAATTGATCATTGATTCCAATCCGGATTTGGATCCCAAATATTTCAGTGCAAAGGGATATGGCGAATACAATCCCATTGCATCGAATGATACACCGGAAGGAAGAGCGAAAAACCGCCGGGTCGAAGTGTTGATCCAGCAACTTGTTGATGAAGATGCAACCGCTACGGAATCAAACAAAAACAATGAGAATAAAAAATAA
- the motA gene encoding flagellar motor stator protein MotA, giving the protein MDISTVLGIILGVVAIFVGMVLKGASLSILLNPAAILIIIVGTISSVVIGFPMRELKRIPKLLKVIFTEQKMVSDVEIIQMFSKWADLARREGLLALESEAQEIEDPFLRNGLTLAIDGQSADYIRDVLNEEVEAMEERHESGAQIFSQAGTYAPTLGVLGAVVGLIAALGDMEDIDTLGYAVSSAFVATLLGIFTGYVLWHPFANKLRRKSAFEARQKRLMIEGVLSVLEGEAPRIIEQKLASYLTNEERKQFYESGAGGLEKEK; this is encoded by the coding sequence ATGGACATATCTACAGTATTGGGTATAATTCTTGGAGTTGTTGCAATATTCGTCGGGATGGTATTAAAAGGCGCTTCTTTAAGCATCTTACTTAACCCGGCGGCGATATTGATCATTATCGTTGGTACGATCTCATCTGTTGTGATCGGATTCCCGATGAGGGAATTAAAAAGGATACCAAAATTGTTGAAAGTCATTTTTACTGAACAAAAAATGGTGAGTGATGTGGAAATCATTCAAATGTTTTCCAAATGGGCAGACTTGGCACGTCGGGAAGGGCTGCTGGCATTGGAAAGCGAAGCGCAGGAAATAGAAGATCCTTTCTTAAGAAATGGCTTGACGCTTGCAATCGATGGCCAAAGTGCAGATTACATACGTGATGTATTAAACGAAGAAGTGGAAGCGATGGAAGAGCGCCATGAGAGTGGTGCCCAAATTTTTTCTCAAGCGGGTACATATGCGCCGACCCTTGGGGTGCTTGGTGCGGTTGTCGGTCTGATTGCGGCTTTGGGCGATATGGAAGATATCGACACTCTGGGTTACGCGGTTTCATCCGCCTTCGTTGCCACTTTGCTCGGTATTTTCACCGGATATGTGTTATGGCATCCATTTGCCAATAAATTAAGACGCAAATCCGCTTTCGAAGCGAGACAAAAACGGTTGATGATTGAAGGTGTTTTATCTGTATTGGAAGGTGAGGCTCCGCGCATTATTGAACAGAAATTGGCTTCGTATTTGACAAATGAAGAGCGTAAACAATTCTATGAAAGCGGGGCTGGTGGCCTTGAAAAAGAAAAATAG
- a CDS encoding carbonic anhydrase, whose product MASLNEILHYNKEFVENKLYEPYITDKFPNKKIVILTCMDTRLIELLPKAMNLRNGDAKIIKSGGAMVAHPFGGIMRSILVAVYELQADEVYVIGHHDCGMSKVDPHRMIGHMLEKGVSQEIIKSIKYSGIDLVEWLRGFGDVEKNVLNSVDIIRNHPLFPKNTPVHGLVIHPETGKLDLLTNGHEYLEQQHA is encoded by the coding sequence ATGGCATCTTTGAATGAAATTTTGCATTATAACAAAGAGTTTGTTGAAAATAAATTATATGAACCTTATATCACTGATAAATTTCCAAATAAAAAAATCGTGATCCTTACATGCATGGATACACGTTTAATTGAATTATTGCCAAAGGCCATGAATTTGCGAAATGGCGACGCCAAAATCATAAAAAGCGGCGGTGCCATGGTTGCCCATCCTTTTGGGGGAATCATGAGAAGCATTTTGGTGGCGGTTTATGAACTGCAAGCGGATGAAGTATATGTAATCGGCCACCATGATTGCGGCATGAGCAAAGTCGACCCTCATCGCATGATTGGGCATATGCTTGAAAAAGGGGTAAGTCAGGAAATCATCAAATCGATCAAGTATTCAGGAATCGATTTGGTTGAATGGTTACGGGGATTTGGTGATGTTGAAAAGAATGTGTTGAACAGCGTGGACATCATCCGTAACCATCCGCTTTTCCCAAAAAATACGCCGGTACATGGATTGGTCATCCATCCTGAAACAGGAAAATTGGATTTATTGACTAATGGTCATGAATATTTGGAACAACAACATGCATAA